A part of Aegilops tauschii subsp. strangulata cultivar AL8/78 chromosome 2, Aet v6.0, whole genome shotgun sequence genomic DNA contains:
- the LOC109744485 gene encoding arogenate dehydratase 1: MAVVNFVKPHIGQSPKLQGRTPRRGSGVVRSSLQGAVVGNRAEWLTSCAVLSSKVAALAPHSTNGHLALAVAASNGAVLDLVPVKTVDGSARSLPAPLRIADLSPAPMHGSELRVAYQGVPGAYSEKASAKAYPGSDAIPCDQFEVAFQAVENWVADRAVLPVENSLGGSIHRNYDLLLRHRLHIVGEVQLPVHHCLLALPGVRREDITRVISHPQALAQCEHTLTRMPGLNAAREAFDDTAGAAEYVAANGLRDTAAIASSRAAELYGMEVLADGIQDDSGNVTRFVMLAREPIVPRMDRPFKTSIVFAHDKEGTSVLFKVLSAFAFRDISLTKIESRPHRPIRLADSSTAPKQFEYMFYVDFQASLADPRVQNALAEVQEFTSFLRVLGSYPMDMTPMAAGVASSESSSAYSSS, from the coding sequence ATGGCTGTCGTGAATTTTGTCAAGCCGCACATTGGGCAGAGCCCAAAGCTACAGGGGCGTACTCCGAGGAGGGGCAGCGGCGTGGTCAGGAGCTCGCTGCAGGGCGCCGTCGTCGGGAACAGGGCGGAGTGGCTGACCAGCTGCGCGGTGCTCTCCAGCAAGGTGGCCGCGCTCGCCCCCCACTCCACCAACGGACACCTCGCGCTGGCGGTGGCGGCTTCGAACGGGGCGGTGCTGGACTTGGTCCCTGTGAAGACTGTTGATGGCAGCGCACGCAGCCTGCCGGCGCCCCTGCGGATCGCGGACCTGTCCCCGGCGCCCATGCACGGCTCGGAGCTGCGCGTGGCgtaccagggcgtgcctggggcgTACAGCGAGAAGGCGTCCGCAAAAGCCTACCCGGGCTCCGACGCCATCCCGTGCGACCAGTTCGAGGTGGCCTTCCAGGCCGTGGAGAACTGGGTCGCGGACCGCGCCGTGCTCCCCGTGGAGAACTCGCTCGGCGGCAgcatccaccgcaactacgaccTCCTGCTCCGCCACCGCCTGCACATCGTCGGCGAGGTGCAGCTCCCCGTGCACCACTGCCTCCTCGCGCTCCCGGGCGTGCGCAGGGAGGACATCACCCGCGTCATCAGCCACCCGCAGGCGCTGGCGCAGTGCGAGCACACGCTCACCCGCATGCCCGGCCTCAACGCTGCCCGCGAGGCCTTCGACGACACGGCCGGCGCCGCCGAGTACGTGGCAGCCAACGGCCTCCGCGACACGGCTGCCATCgcgtcctcccgcgccgccgaGCTGTACGGCATGGAGGTGCTCGCCGACGGCATCCAGGACGACTCCGGCAACGTCACGCGGTTCGTGATGCTGGCCCGGGAGCCCATCGTGCCGCGCATGGACCGCCCCTTCAAGACCAGCATCGTGTTCGCGCACGACAAGGAGGGCACCTCCGTGCTCTTCAAGGTGCTATCCGCCTTCGCCTTCCGTGACATCAGCCTCACCAAGATCGAGAGCCGGCCGCACCGGCCCATCCGCCTTGCCGACAGCAGCACCGCCCCGAAGCAGTTCGAGTACATGTTCTACGTGGACTTCCAGGCCTCCCTCGCCGACCCGCGCGTGCAGAATGCACTCGCTGAGGTGCAGGAGTTCACGTCATTCTTGCGGGTGCTCGGGAGCTACCCCATGGACATGACACCTATGGCTGCCGGCGTTGCCTCATCTGAATCCTCGTCGGCTTATTCGTCTTCTTGA